From the genome of Halobacteriovorax marinus SJ:
CGACCTACTAAAAGCAGGTCTTAGTCGCAAGTCTTAGTTACGTGTAAACTTTCTAATTGAAAGAGAGATAATCATTAGGATCATAAAGAGAACAAGAGTGGGGAATAAGCCAAATTCTTGGTAGATAGTTCTCTCTCTTGTATTTGTCTTTAATTCAATATCTTGAACAACCTCTTCAAAGAGCTCACTCCTTGGAGTTTCACTACCATCTTGATAGATTACAGAAGTAATACCAGTATTAGTCATTCGCACTATTGGAATATTAAATTCTAGTGCTCGCCACTTTGCTAGAAAGAGGTGCTGCTCTGGCTCTGCAGTTCTTCCATACCAGCTATCATTAGTTAGATTCACTAGAAAGTCTGGCTGCTGATCAAGAGTATTGAGATTATCTTTGATAAAGTTTGAGAACAAAATCTCATAGCAAATAGCCGCACTAAATGGAGTTCCCTTTGATGTCTTAAAGAGTGTGTAGTGATCTCCACTAGCAAAGAAGGAGATATTTTGAATATAGCCCGCGAGAAATTCATTGAAAGGTCCAAATGGAAGTCCTTCTCCGAATGGAATTAACTTCATTTTATGAAATTTATTTTTTAACTTTCCATCCCTGCTGAAATGAAATGCAGCATTGTATTCAGTTTGAAAGTCGTTTTCATTTTCAGTAGCTGACTTATCATACCCACCAGTGAAAACCTCTGCATTCATCTTTTTAGCCACTTCTTTAATGAGTGGAGGTGTAAAACGTGGATCGACTTCCATCTTAAATGATTGAAGTAGTCTAGGGTAGGCGGTCTCAGGCCAAAAAATAAGATCAATATTCTTATCAGTCTCTTTTGTACTTAATCTAAAATATCTCTCATAGACTTCGTTAAAGGCAAATGGTTTACCACTTTCTGAATTCACTTTGACAAAATTTCCAATATTCGCCTGAACTAATCTTATAGTGTGAGTTGTAGAGCCCTCATCTTGTGTTCTTTGAAGAGGAAGTGCCAAATTTACAATTAGAAAGATAATAAAGGCAACTGGAGCAAAGTAATGAGTAACCCAATGCTTAAGTCTGTGGGCAATCATTAGGGCCAACCAAAAGCTCATAAACGAGTAAACAGGAGCACCAAAAATTGGAGCTAATCCAAGGTTGGGAGCTAGGTTTAGCCAGGCATGCCCTATGTGGGCAGGGAATTGTTGTGGAGTAAATCTCTCAATAAGCGTTAGTACAAGAGCGTATATTAAGTGCCTACTCGTAACTGATGAAACGAGAAAGCTCGATTTAATGGAGAGTCTCTTATAGAGTCTGTGTCCAATAACAAAAATGATGAGGTGTGGACAAATGATTAATGAGAAGAAGACACCAAGTAGCCAATTGATGGGGAAAGGAATATCACCAAAGACTTTTAATGTCTCAGGAATCCAATAATAACCAAGAGTATTGTAGCCAATAGAGAAGAAGAGAACACTTATTAGTTCTTGCCATACACTTTTCTCTTCCATCTCTTGCTGAGTAAAAGCTAGAGAGTAAAGAAGGCAAGTCATCCCTAAAATAGTACCTAGAGGAAAGCTTGGTGCGAAGGTCATTGGAAATGAAGTCGCGTATAGAAGTCCACCAAATAGAGGAATCATTGTGGTGGCTATCCATTTATTGTTAAATGGTGTTGTCATAGTATTCTCTTTCTAAAAATTTATTAAATAATACTTAGGAAACTAGAAATTGCCAATTTTGAGATTTTAATAGTACAATTTTATTATGGATTTAAATATAGACCCAAGGAAGGGTAATTCAAATTTTCTACATACACGAGTAAATGAGATCAAGCGCTGTCAAAAGTGTAACTCCGTTTTTTTAGATAATGGAGAGTGTGAATCGTGTGGACTGCAAGTTGATTTTGATTTTCTAGGGGACCCTCTCGGAGAGAAGAGTTTCTACAGTATTCGAGAAAATTATTGGGAGAGCCTAGGGCCTATTACTAAATTACATGAAGATCTAGAGCACTTTGATTCGCCCAACTTCAATAGATATAAGAGAAAGCTTCTAATGCGCTATAATGTTCTCTTAGATTACTTCTATAATAGAGCTAATTTTAGAGTAGAGGATCGAAACCTCTACCTCCAAGAGTTTACTGACTTGATTATGGAGTTAATTAAGTACGGTGTGAATGAAGATGAGTTGTGGAAGAATGTAGATGAAAATTCTGAGCTTCAAAGCTTATATCTAAAAATTAACGATTCAATAAAGTATGCCAAGGAAGCAAAAGAAAAATCGCCTTCTTTGATATTAAGTATTTTAGATTTTAGAGTATTTGGATTGGTGAGGGTTGGAGTGATAGCGACTACGTTCTTGGGGGGACTTGGGGTCGTTGCTGCTGCGCTATCTCTTTACCGATATATGCTTTTTAATTATTAGTTTGCTCTTCTTAAAAAGATTTTACCTTTTTCTTTCTTCTCATTAAACTTTTGAGCGACTTCTCTTTTTACTTTAGAGTCTTTCGCAATATTTGTTGGCTCGCTTGACTCTCTTGTAAATTCTGCGGCCAGTGTATGGGCCTTAGAAGCATCCAGTCTTCCACCTGAGCTACACTTTTCGCTTAGAGTGATTTCCTGCTTCGCCGATTTCTTAATAATCATCTTTAATTCTTCAGCAGATAGTTGCGGGTAGTGAGACTTAATTAAAGCTGTTACACCTGAAACAAATGCTGTCGCCTGACTTGTTCCTGTTAAATAACCTGAACGGCTATGAGGAAGGGCAGACTTTATTCTGTAACCTGGAGCAGAAATATCTACTGTTTTCTTTCCAAAGTTAGATGAGCTTAAAACTTGCTTACTTTGGTTATGAGCTGTAACAGTAATGATATTCTTTAACCCGTAGCTTGCTGGGTAGTAAGCATTATCTTTATTATCGATATTTGATTCTTCATTTCCTGCTGCTGCAACAACAAGGATTCCTTTCTCTTCAGCTTTCTTTAGGATCTCTAATTCTCTTCTATCTGGCTCTGGACCACCACCTGAGTAATTGATGATATCAACACCCTTATTTACGGCATATTCTAGTGCTTCAATTGTTGAGTTTAAATTATCTTGTCCGTTTGCATTTCTATTGTAGTACTTAAGCGTTAGGATTTGTACTTTTGGGAAAACACTCTTGATGATTCCTGCAACGTGAGTTCCGTGTCCGTGATCATCATTTGGCTTATTAAGTGCTGTTCTTCCTTTTGAAAAATCAACTCCATAGTTAAGAAGACTTTCGTGACCTTGAAGAACGTGAATATTATTTTTTAGAAATGGATGTTCTGGGTCAATTCCAGTATCGATAACTGCAACGACAATATCCTTTTTCTTCTTATAGTTTCTCCAAGCTTCAATGAGATTGATTGAAGACGATTTATTATCTGGATCAACTCCCCAGCTTGCATAAGTCGACTTAAGAAGTGTGAGGTCTAAAGAGTCAGCATCTCTTACAACTGCTTCACTAGGCTTGAAGTACTTCTTCTTTGTTACTTTCTTAAGCATCTCAGGACTAAGGCTAGATTTTCTCGCCTTACCTGCGTCAGCATAAGAAGTTGCTGTCCCTAGGCTTAGAGTTAGGCCCAGAGTAAGAAGAACATTTGTAATTTTCGGTCTAAATGTTTGTGACATTAGATGAATCTCCATCGCAATAATAATCAATCTTTTTTGAAATGTCTCGATTGAGTACATTTCTGTAATCCCTTTTTATATAAGCAATCTTTAGGCCAAATAAAGCTCAGTATATCCAGTGGGTTAGAGGGGGTTTTAGGTGTGTAAATTGTCTAAGCTTATGAATAGTGTTTAAAAGTTAGTCACTTTGTCGAAGATGGCCGTCAAAAAGTTAGTGAGTCATTTTGGTGACAAAAGATCAGAGCGAAGTGGCCCTGGTCTCCTGACGGGTGCCCTAAGTTGTTGAACTCATGAGGTAAAAACTGGCATCTAGATTGCTTTAAATTAAGTAGTGATCACGGATTGATCACCAGTGAAATAGAGAACAGGGAAGTCCAAATGAAATCAGTTTTATTTTCTTTATCATTCGTATTTATGATTTTAGCTTCGATGGTTTCTTGCCAAAGTCAGCGTACAAGGAGCATCGACTCTCATCAAGAGATTAGAAACGAAGCTATCTTTAGAAATGACTTTAAACTTGAGAGAGAAGTGACAAAGCTAATTGAGAATGCTTCACAAACTAAAGCGATTCAATTTGCTGGTGTAGATTTTAACTAAGCAGATTTAATGCAAATATAGTGGGCGAAACTACCAGCGAGAACAAAGAGATGCCAAATGGCGTGTGTATAGGGAATCTTCTTTAGGGAGTAGAAAATGACTCCTACGGAATAGAGGATTCCTCCTGTCGCTAACCATTTCAAACTCTCGTGACTTAGGGCCTTAAAAACATCTGCCCAGAAGAAGACTACTAACCAACCCATAATGAGGTATGAAAGCGTAGAGATAATTTTATTACTTTTACGGGACTTAAGTTTATAGATCGTTCCAAAGAAGGCAATGATCCAAACTAGAATGGTTACCGTTACTCCAAGTTGTCCGCCAACTTTATTCATCATTATTGGTGTATAAGAACCTGCTATTAAATAATAGATACATATATGATCGAATTTCTTAAAAAGTAGTTTTCGGCTCTCAATTCTTGTTAAGTGATAGAAAGTAGAGGAACAATAAAGTGCAAGCAGAGAAAGTCCGTAGACGAGGTAACTAGCACCTAAGCTTAGAAATGAGAGTATGACATAAATTGAAAGGACAATCCCTAGAAAGTGAGTAAGGGTGTTTGCAATCTCTTCATTATCTGTATAGCCACTGATATTTCTCGAATTCATAATCCATACTATACATGAGATAAGAGCGTAGAGAAGGTGACTTCTAAGGTATTACATTTTTTTTACATAAAAAAAGGAGCTATGAAAGCTCCTTGTTTATGAAGTAAATTTAAGTAGTGAATTATCCAACACGACCGAAACGACCTTGTTCTCTTTCTTGTTCTTCAGCATGAGTTATGCACAAAGTAGTCCAAGGTTGATTTTCAAGTCTCTTCTTACCAATAGGTTCATCACAATCGTCACAGAACCCATAAGTACCGTCTTCAACTCTTTCAAGGGCCTCTTCAATTGCTCTAAGCTTAGAGAGCTCTCTTTGGCGCATATTAAAAGTAACTTGTTGATTTATTACACTTTGAGCTAGGTCTGCTTCGTCAGCCAGGTCATCGCTTGAAATTTGAAGATCTTCTGTAGACTTGAGTAGCCCACCATTAAGAATTTCCTGACGTTTCTTTAGTAGAATTGTCTTAAAGTGTTCGAGATTGACCTTTCCCATACTATTCCTCCTTGAATACTTGGCAACAACAATTTTACATTTGTTGAGCATGGTTGGCCCACACAATATTGTAAACATTGGTTGTGTACAATACAAGCTAAAAATTATGCAGGGAGAAATGGGAATAATTTATCATTAGCAGATCAAAAGTCTCGTGTATTTGAGGAGGTTTTATGAATAAGAAAGAAGCAGCAAAGGCCATTGGACATATTCCTTCAGGGCTCTTTATAGTCGCAGTTTCCGACGGTGGAGTTAAGCAGGGTTACTTGGCAAGTTGGGTGCAGCAGGTGAGTTTTGATCCTCTGTTAATCTCAATTGCTATAAATAAATCTCGTCCGGGATACGAAGCAATTATGTCGGGTAAAACATTTACAGTAAATGTCGTGGGCGAACATGAGATGGGTTACTTAAAACACTTTTGGAGTGGTTATGATCCTGCAGATTCTCCCTTTGATAAAATGGATTGTAATATGTCTGAGGCGGGAGGAGTTGTTCTAAAGGATGCGAAGTCTGTTTTGGAGTGCAGAGTGAAGGACTCTATTAAGCCAGGAGACCATGAAATAATAATTGCAGAGGTTACTGCTAGCTACACCCTAAGTGAAGGGGCACCAATTAAGGTACACACCAGAGCGACAGGTTTAGATTACTAGCAACTCATTGGGGAGACCTATTTCTTATTAAGGTCTCTCCAAGATTTTCCTTTTCTATTCTTAGCATTCTTTTGAAACTCATTAACAGCTCTTCTATGTTGCTTATAAGTTTCAGAGAAAATATGTGTACCATCGTTCTTGCTTACAAAGTAGAGGTACTTGTGAGTGTCAGGGCTGAGTACAGCTTTAATAGATTCCAGTCCTGGATTAGAAATAGGCCCAATAGGAAGAGCAGGTATTTTATAAGTATTATATTCTGTTCTCTCTAGTAGATGTTTCTTTCTAAGGTTGCCATTGTAGTTTTCCCATATTCCATAAATTGTCGTAGGGTCAGACTGTAGTCTCATTCTCTTCTTTAATCTATTGTGAAACACTCCTGCAATTTGAGGTCGCTCAAAACTAGCGCCAGTTTCTTTTTCTACGACAGAGGCCAAAATAATAACTGAGTGTTTAGAGAGTTTTGATTTTGAAAAATCAACCTCAGCCGTTTTATTATTAAACGTATTTACCATTGTCTTAATTACAGTCGCCGCAGGAGTATTCTTCGCAAAGTGGTAAGTCTCTGGGTAGAGGTAGCCTTCAACTCGCGAAGCAGGGATACCTAAAGAAGAAACAAAGTCAGGACTTTTTGATAACTTTATAAAGCTCTCTTTATCGGTAACTTTCTCAGCTGATAAGATATCTGCAATTTGAAAGAGGTTCTTACCTTCAGGAATTGTAACAGAAATCGTCTGCCCTTTACCTGTTGTAAGAATAGTAATGATATCGAGCATATTTGTTCCAGGCTTTATAATATAATTTCCTGCCTTAAAATCACTCAATGAATTATTGATCTTATTGTAGCGGTAAAAGAGTTTTGAACTACTGATAAGTTCTTGCGTCGCTAGGTGATGATTAATCTTAGAGAAACCTTCTCCTGGTTTAATCACAAAAGTCTTTTCGGGACCTTGATATTTCCAAATTGCGATAGAGTAATAAACTTTTAATCCACCAGCAAAGATACCTAGGAGTGGACCCAATACTAAAAATATAAATAAATGTTTCTTTGTCATAATAGTTCCAAGGATAATGGTCAAAGTGATTCTCGACAAGTCTAAAGAATTTAATTCCTCATAAAGTCTTCTAGAATGATAGTGGCCGCGACTTCATCAATTCTCTTTGGGTCTACCTTAAAGTTAAATTGAGGAGAGTTCTTCATTCTCTCTTGTGCGGCATTTGAGCTTAGAGTTTCGTCCTGTTCATAGATCTGAAGATCACTAAATTTTTCTTCTAATAATGTTTTAAATTGTCGCACTTTCTTCGTCATCTCTGACTCATTTCCGTCGAGATAAAAGGGGATACCTAAGACAATAACCTCGAAGAAATCTTCTTCTATAATGAGAGATAGTTCATCGATGAGTTGTTCATCGCTTTGATAAATAATTCTTCCTCTAGCTTGAGGAAATGGTTCCCTGCCTGGGCAGTAGCAGGCAAGTCCTGTGACTTTAAGACCGTAATCAATGGAGAGAATGTTCAAGCCTTTGAATTTGTTGAAGTTCTCATAGGATTCGAATTCATTTTGCATAGTGATTAACTATGTAACTAAGATTTTGCCCCGTGGCAAGCAATATCATCTTGACAATTTTGCGCGCCATCAACGATAATTAAACCACTAACTCAGTTATAAATTCCCTCGAAATTAATATCAAATAAAAGCCTCGGGGCGTGAGAACCACAAATTATAATCCAAAATTATATATTATCAGGAGAAAGGATTAATGCACCTTAATGACCTAAGAGAAAAGGAAATTAAAGAACTCATTAAGATGGGTGAAAAGTTAAAAGTAGAAAATGCGTCGGGGATGAAAACTCACGAATTAATTTTCGCTCTTCTAAAAACATCAGCTAAAAATAAAGAAGATATTTTTGGTTCAGGTGTTCTAGAGATCCTTCCAGATGGTTTTGGTTTCCTAAGATCTCCTGGTTATAACTACCTTCCTGGTGCCGATGATATTTATGTATCTCCAAGTCAAATTAGAAGATTTGGTCTTAGAAAAGGTGACTCATTAGAGGGACAGATAAGACCTCCAAAAGATAATGAAAGATACTTTGCTCTATTAAAAGTTCAAACAATTAATGGTCAAACACCAGAAGCACATAAGAAAACAGTACTCTTTGATAACCTAACTCCACTGTACCCTGATAAGCAGATTAACTTAGAGTCAAAGCCAACTAATTACTCTACAAGAATGATTAATCTATTTGTTCCTCAAGGTTTTGGACAAAGATGTCTAATCGTTGCACCACCTAAGGCCGGTAAGACAATGCTACTTCAGGAAGTGGCCAACTCAATTACTGATAATCATCCAGATGCGAAATTAATTGTTCTTCTAATCGATGAAAGACCGGAAGAAGTAACAGATATGAAGAGAAACGTTCAAGCTGAAGTTGTTTCAAGTACGTTTGATGAGCCTGCAAATAGACACGTTCAAGTTGCTGAAATGGTTTTAGAGAAAGCGAAGCGTTTAACTGAAGCAGGTGATGACGTTGTTATTCTATTAGATTCAATTACTCGTCTTGCTCGTGCATATAACACAGTTGTTCCACCTTCTGGTAAAATCTTATCTGGTGGTGTTGATTCAAATGCACTTCACAGACCAAAGAGATTCTTTGGAGCTGCAAGAAATATTGAAAATGGTGGATCATTAACAATTATTGCAACAGCTCTTGTAGATACTGGTTCAAGAATGGATGAAGTTATCTTTGAAGAATTCAAAGGTACAGGTAACTCAGAAATTCAACTTGATAGAAAACTTTTAGAGAAGAGAATTTTCCCTGCTCTAGATATTAATAAGTCATCAACTCGTAAAGAAGACCTCTTAATGGATCCACTCGATCTACAAAGAACTTATGTTTTAAGAAAGGTTCTTCACCCAATGTCTACGATTGATGCGATGGAGTTTATGCTCCAAAGAGTTACTAAGACTAAGACGAATGCAGAGTTCTTAGAATCAATGAACTCTTAAAGTTAAAGAATAAGTAATTTTGATGCCCTTCCTAAGTGAAGGGCTTATTTATTTGTAGGCTATAAAAATAGGAAAAAAAATATGTCTATGTTTGATAAACTTGATGCCGTAATTGAAAGGTTTGAGACGTTAACAGAAAAGCTAGCTGACCCAACGATCTACGACAGACAAGATGAATTTAAGAAGATTTCTAGTGAGAGATCTAACTTAGAAGAAGTTGTTGTTGCTTATAAAGAATATCGTCAAATGAAAGAAGATATTGATGAAGCAAAAGAAATTTTAAAGAATGAGAAAGATGAAGATATGAAGGAGATGGCAAAAGAAGTCATCGCCGAAAACGAGCCACAAATTCCAGAGATGGAAGAGCGCCTTACAATTCTTCTACTTCCAAAAGACCCTCTCGATGATAAGAACGTGATGATGGAAATTCGTGCCGGAGCTGGTGGGGATGAAGCTTCAATTTTCGTTGGAGATGTCTATAGAATGTACTCAAACTACTTTAGAGATCTAGGTTTCAAAGTAGAGCAGGTTTCGATCTCAGAAGGTGATGAGGGTATTAAAGAAATTATCTTCTCTGTCTCTGGTGAGAAAGTATACTCAAAGCTTAAGTATGAGTCTGGTGTTCACAGAGTTCAACGTGTCCCTAAAACGGAGTCTCAGGGAAGGGTCCATACCTCGACAATTACTGTCGCAGTTATGCCGGAAACTGATGATGTGGAATTTGATCTAGATATGAATGATGTACGTATTGATGTTTACCGCTCTGGTGGAGCCGGTGGGCAGTCGGTAAATACAACTGACTCAGCGGTTAGAGTAACACACATTCCAACAGGAACGGTTGTGGCCAACCAAGATCAGAAGTCTCAGCTTAAAAATAAAGAGAAGGCGCTGAGAATCTTAAAGAATAGAATTTACGATAAAATGCTTCAGGAGAAAAATGCTGCTGAAGCTGCTGAGAGAAAAGGTCTTGTAGGAACGGGTGATAGGTCTGAGCGAATTAGAACTTATAACTTTCCTCAAGGACGACTAACAGATCATCGTATTGGATTAACTCTCTACTCTCTCGATAAGATTATCGAAGGTGATATGACACCTGTTACAGATGCTCTTATTGCTCACAACCAAGCTGAGCTACTTAAGGGTCAAGAAGAGTAATGATTCCAATAAGTCTTGGAACATATTTAGAGAATTTCTTCTCTGATAAAAAAGAGAGATTGTCTGAATTGTATCCAGGTTTAACAATCAATAGATTAAAAGATGAACTCACTCAATATGCGAGACAGAAGAAGATCAATGTAGATGATTTATTTTCTTCTCGCTATATTCCGAGTCATACAAATCCAATTACAAATTACTTTAATAGTTTAGTTAAGGGTTACCCTCTCGAGTATATTCGAGGAAGGGCCCATTTCTATAAATCTGAATTTGATGTTTCAGAAAATGTTTTAATTCCTCGTAGTGAAACTGAAATTCTAGTCGAGACGGCTTCATCTTTTCTTAGGGATTGGATGAAAATGTCAGATGAGAGACTTAGGATTTTAGATATAGGCACGGGGAGTGGGGCAATTATAATTTCTCTCTTGCAAGAGATGCCTCGTCCGCTTGAGGCATTTGCAACAGATATTTCAAAAGATGCTCTAGAGGTTGCTAGAAGAAATTACTTTAACCTTCGCTACACAATTCCTAGGGAGTCATCTCTTCGACTTATTTGTACTGATCGAATGAATGATTTAGATCAAGAGAAGTTTCATCTAATCGTGAGTAATCCTCCCTATATTAAAAAGAGAGAGGACCGAGACTTTGTTCATCATCAAGTAGATAATTATGAGCCGCATTTGGCCCTCTATTTAGAGGATGACTCATATGATGAGTGGTTTAGAACTCTCTTTAAGCAAGTACTGAACTCCCTTTATGAAGAAGGGATATTTATTATGGAAGGTCATGAAGATCATCTTGAAGACCTGTGTGAAGTTTGCAATATGATAGGTTTTTCAACTGTGAAAATCCTCAAGGACTACACCAATAGAAATCGCTTCTTAGTAGCGAAGAAATAGGATTTAAAAATGGATAAGATAATAGTTAATGGACCGTGTACACTTGAAGGTTCAGTTAGAATTTCTAAGGCGAAGAACGCATATTTACCAATTCTCTCAGCGGTTTTATTAAGTGAGAAAAGGATTACTTTAAACGAGATTCCAAATCTAAGAGATATAAATACGATGCTAACGCTACTAGGAAACTTAGGTGTTGGAATAGAGAGAAAGGGAAGTAGTGTTGTCTTAGATCCATCCACACTAAATTCTCATGAAGCAACTTATGATCTTGTTAAGACAATGAGGGCCTCCATTTTTACTTTAGGACCAATTCTCACTAGATTACATAAGGCGAAGGTTTCTCTTCCTGGGGGCTGTGCTATTGGTACGCGTCCGATAGATTTGCATTTAACAAACTTAGAGAAAATGGGCGCTAAGATCACTCTTGAGGGTGGTTATGTTTACGCCGAAACTGATGGTCCTCTAAAAGGAGCTCACCTCGTATTGGCCTTCCCATCAGTAGGTGCCACA
Proteins encoded in this window:
- the mltG gene encoding endolytic transglycosylase MltG yields the protein MTKKHLFIFLVLGPLLGIFAGGLKVYYSIAIWKYQGPEKTFVIKPGEGFSKINHHLATQELISSSKLFYRYNKINNSLSDFKAGNYIIKPGTNMLDIITILTTGKGQTISVTIPEGKNLFQIADILSAEKVTDKESFIKLSKSPDFVSSLGIPASRVEGYLYPETYHFAKNTPAATVIKTMVNTFNNKTAEVDFSKSKLSKHSVIILASVVEKETGASFERPQIAGVFHNRLKKRMRLQSDPTTIYGIWENYNGNLRKKHLLERTEYNTYKIPALPIGPISNPGLESIKAVLSPDTHKYLYFVSKNDGTHIFSETYKQHRRAVNEFQKNAKNRKGKSWRDLNKK
- the ruvX gene encoding Holliday junction resolvase RuvX, translated to MQNEFESYENFNKFKGLNILSIDYGLKVTGLACYCPGREPFPQARGRIIYQSDEQLIDELSLIIEEDFFEVIVLGIPFYLDGNESEMTKKVRQFKTLLEEKFSDLQIYEQDETLSSNAAQERMKNSPQFNFKVDPKRIDEVAATIILEDFMRN
- a CDS encoding TraR/DksA family transcriptional regulator — encoded protein: MGKVNLEHFKTILLKKRQEILNGGLLKSTEDLQISSDDLADEADLAQSVINQQVTFNMRQRELSKLRAIEEALERVEDGTYGFCDDCDEPIGKKRLENQPWTTLCITHAEEQEREQGRFGRVG
- the lnt gene encoding apolipoprotein N-acyltransferase — translated: MTTPFNNKWIATTMIPLFGGLLYATSFPMTFAPSFPLGTILGMTCLLYSLAFTQQEMEEKSVWQELISVLFFSIGYNTLGYYWIPETLKVFGDIPFPINWLLGVFFSLIICPHLIIFVIGHRLYKRLSIKSSFLVSSVTSRHLIYALVLTLIERFTPQQFPAHIGHAWLNLAPNLGLAPIFGAPVYSFMSFWLALMIAHRLKHWVTHYFAPVAFIIFLIVNLALPLQRTQDEGSTTHTIRLVQANIGNFVKVNSESGKPFAFNEVYERYFRLSTKETDKNIDLIFWPETAYPRLLQSFKMEVDPRFTPPLIKEVAKKMNAEVFTGGYDKSATENENDFQTEYNAAFHFSRDGKLKNKFHKMKLIPFGEGLPFGPFNEFLAGYIQNISFFASGDHYTLFKTSKGTPFSAAICYEILFSNFIKDNLNTLDQQPDFLVNLTNDSWYGRTAEPEQHLFLAKWRALEFNIPIVRMTNTGITSVIYQDGSETPRSELFEEVVQDIELKTNTRERTIYQEFGLFPTLVLFMILMIISLSIRKFTRN
- the prfA gene encoding peptide chain release factor 1, encoding MFDKLDAVIERFETLTEKLADPTIYDRQDEFKKISSERSNLEEVVVAYKEYRQMKEDIDEAKEILKNEKDEDMKEMAKEVIAENEPQIPEMEERLTILLLPKDPLDDKNVMMEIRAGAGGDEASIFVGDVYRMYSNYFRDLGFKVEQVSISEGDEGIKEIIFSVSGEKVYSKLKYESGVHRVQRVPKTESQGRVHTSTITVAVMPETDDVEFDLDMNDVRIDVYRSGGAGGQSVNTTDSAVRVTHIPTGTVVANQDQKSQLKNKEKALRILKNRIYDKMLQEKNAAEAAERKGLVGTGDRSERIRTYNFPQGRLTDHRIGLTLYSLDKIIEGDMTPVTDALIAHNQAELLKGQEE
- a CDS encoding N5-glutamine methyltransferase family protein yields the protein MIPISLGTYLENFFSDKKERLSELYPGLTINRLKDELTQYARQKKINVDDLFSSRYIPSHTNPITNYFNSLVKGYPLEYIRGRAHFYKSEFDVSENVLIPRSETEILVETASSFLRDWMKMSDERLRILDIGTGSGAIIISLLQEMPRPLEAFATDISKDALEVARRNYFNLRYTIPRESSLRLICTDRMNDLDQEKFHLIVSNPPYIKKREDRDFVHHQVDNYEPHLALYLEDDSYDEWFRTLFKQVLNSLYEEGIFIMEGHEDHLEDLCEVCNMIGFSTVKILKDYTNRNRFLVAKK
- the rho gene encoding transcription termination factor Rho; translated protein: MHLNDLREKEIKELIKMGEKLKVENASGMKTHELIFALLKTSAKNKEDIFGSGVLEILPDGFGFLRSPGYNYLPGADDIYVSPSQIRRFGLRKGDSLEGQIRPPKDNERYFALLKVQTINGQTPEAHKKTVLFDNLTPLYPDKQINLESKPTNYSTRMINLFVPQGFGQRCLIVAPPKAGKTMLLQEVANSITDNHPDAKLIVLLIDERPEEVTDMKRNVQAEVVSSTFDEPANRHVQVAEMVLEKAKRLTEAGDDVVILLDSITRLARAYNTVVPPSGKILSGGVDSNALHRPKRFFGAARNIENGGSLTIIATALVDTGSRMDEVIFEEFKGTGNSEIQLDRKLLEKRIFPALDINKSSTRKEDLLMDPLDLQRTYVLRKVLHPMSTIDAMEFMLQRVTKTKTNAEFLESMNS
- the trhA gene encoding PAQR family membrane homeostasis protein TrhA; translated protein: MNSRNISGYTDNEEIANTLTHFLGIVLSIYVILSFLSLGASYLVYGLSLLALYCSSTFYHLTRIESRKLLFKKFDHICIYYLIAGSYTPIMMNKVGGQLGVTVTILVWIIAFFGTIYKLKSRKSNKIISTLSYLIMGWLVVFFWADVFKALSHESLKWLATGGILYSVGVIFYSLKKIPYTHAIWHLFVLAGSFAHYICIKSA
- a CDS encoding flavin reductase family protein encodes the protein MNKKEAAKAIGHIPSGLFIVAVSDGGVKQGYLASWVQQVSFDPLLISIAINKSRPGYEAIMSGKTFTVNVVGEHEMGYLKHFWSGYDPADSPFDKMDCNMSEAGGVVLKDAKSVLECRVKDSIKPGDHEIIIAEVTASYTLSEGAPIKVHTRATGLDY
- a CDS encoding S8 family peptidase, coding for MYSIETFQKRLIIIAMEIHLMSQTFRPKITNVLLTLGLTLSLGTATSYADAGKARKSSLSPEMLKKVTKKKYFKPSEAVVRDADSLDLTLLKSTYASWGVDPDNKSSSINLIEAWRNYKKKKDIVVAVIDTGIDPEHPFLKNNIHVLQGHESLLNYGVDFSKGRTALNKPNDDHGHGTHVAGIIKSVFPKVQILTLKYYNRNANGQDNLNSTIEALEYAVNKGVDIINYSGGGPEPDRRELEILKKAEEKGILVVAAAGNEESNIDNKDNAYYPASYGLKNIITVTAHNQSKQVLSSSNFGKKTVDISAPGYRIKSALPHSRSGYLTGTSQATAFVSGVTALIKSHYPQLSAEELKMIIKKSAKQEITLSEKCSSGGRLDASKAHTLAAEFTRESSEPTNIAKDSKVKREVAQKFNEKKEKGKIFLRRAN